From Carya illinoinensis cultivar Pawnee chromosome 5, C.illinoinensisPawnee_v1, whole genome shotgun sequence, one genomic window encodes:
- the LOC122311517 gene encoding stemmadenine O-acetyltransferase-like — protein MKLHVEILSRDTIKPSSPTPHHLRHYTLSFIDQITPQIFMPFILFYSRDVDTDLSCVERQDRIKKSLSEALVLFYPLAGRVKYNSHVECNDEGVDYVEARANCNLSEYLEDPNPSEHNKFLPYELDDANEVALALQVTSFTCGGIVIGLVFAHKVSDASSFFLFINNWAAIARGSSNIAVPRFESVTIFPPETFPSYSASRGTGKNKIAIKRFIFHSAAIADLRSKYSTDNTNIEYPRPTRVEALSAFICNRFLAVTQQEANPNKVCTLIQVANLRTKLEPPLSEIYFGNMSMPTGSVVSNNTKDGFHGIVIPMRDAINKIDMNYVKSFRESTGANGNFITQNSERFRRGEVASLAFTSLCRFPIYDVDFGWGKPVWIGSARLLYANIATFFDTKSGDGIEVWINLEVEDMAKFEVDKELLSYVSSTKVSVD, from the coding sequence ATGAAGCTTCATGTGGAAATTCTCTCTCGGGACACCATCAAACCCTCTTCACCGACCCCACACCACCTTCGCCATTACACTCTCTCCTTCATCGATCAAATTACACCTCAAATTTTCATGCCTTTTATTCTCTTTTACTCGAGAGATGTCGATACCGATCTTAGCTGCGTAGAGCGCCAAGATCGGATTAAGAAATCTTTGTCCGAGGCCTTGGTACTGTTTTACCCGCTAGCAGGACGAGTTAAGTACAATTCCCATGTTGAATGCAATGATGAGGGTGTCGACTACGTGGAAGCCAGAGCCAACTGCAATCTTTCCGAATATTTGGAGGATCCAAACCCTTCTGAGCATAACAAATTCCTGCCATATGAACTGGACGATGCTAATGAAGTAGCCCTTGCCCTCCAAGTCACATCTTTCACTTGTGGTGGGATCGTTATTGGTCTGGTGTTCGCCCACAAGGTTTCAGATGCTTCCTCATTCTTCTTGTTCATCAACAATTGGGCTGCTATTGCTCGTGGTAGCAGTAACATAGCAGTTCCACGATTCGAATCTGTGACGATATTCCCCCCAGAAACTTTTCCAAGCTATAGCGCAAGTAGGGGAACTGGAAAGAACAAGATTGCTATAAAAAGATTTATCTTCCATTCTGCTGCTATAGCAGATCTCAGGAGCAAATACAGCACTGACAACACAAACATCGAATACCCACGTCCCACTCGTGTCGAGGCCTTATCCGCTTTCATATGCAACCGCTTCCTCGCTGTCACTCAACAAGAAGCAAACCCCAATAAGGTATGCACTTTGATTCAAGTAGCAAATTTGCGAACGAAGCTGGAGCCGCCCCTTTCGGAAATTTATTTTGGGAACATGAGCATGCCAACAGGTTCGGTAGTCTCCAATAACACTAAGGATGGTTTCCACGGCATTGTTATTCCAATGAGAGATGCcataaataaaattgacatgAATTATGTGAAAAGTTTCCGAGAGAGTACTGGTGCCAACGGGAATTTCATTACCCAAAACTCAGAAAGATTCAGGAGAGGAGAGGTGGCTTCCTTGGCCTTCACTAGCTTGTGCAGGTTTCCTATTTATGATGTGGATTTCGGTTGGGGAAAGCCTGTGTGGATAGGCTCAGCTAGATTGCTGTACGCGAATATAGCTACTTTCTTCGACACAAAATCAGGGGATGGAATAGAGGTATGGATTAACTTGGAGGTGGAGGACATGGCTAAATTTGAAGTTGACAAGGAGCTTCTATCGTATGTTTCGTCGACCAAGGTTTCTGTGGATTAG